The following proteins are encoded in a genomic region of Mobula hypostoma chromosome 23, sMobHyp1.1, whole genome shotgun sequence:
- the mrps17 gene encoding 28S ribosomal protein S17, mitochondrial, translating into MSTRTASVHAKWIIGKVIGTKMQKTAKVRVTRLVLNPYLLKFYNKRKTYFAHDPKEQCTVGDIVLLKALPERRTKHVKHELAEIVFKVGNIIDPITQKRCSGSRIIEPLTDFDSDVRSLNDQLENLEINAVQSNSEQKTKIN; encoded by the exons ATGTCAACCAGAACAGCCTCTGTCCATGCCAAATGGATTATAGGAAAAGTGATTGGAACAAAAATGCAGAAGACTGCTAAAGTCAGAGTTACTAGGCTTGTCCTGAATCCATATCTGTTAAAG TTTTATAACAAGAGGAAGACCTATTTTGCTCATGATCCAAAAGAACAATGTACTGTGGGTGATATTGTGCTTCTGAAGGCTTTACCTGAACGAAGAACCAAACATGTAAAACATGAACTAGCTGAAATTGTTTTCAAAGTTGGAAATATTATCGATCCTATAACACAGAAACGCTGCAGTGGGAGCAGAATAATTGAGCCCCTCACAGACTTTGATTCAGATGTCAGATCACTGAATGATCAATTAGAGAATTTAGAGATCAATGCTGTGCAGAGTAATTCTGaacagaaaaccaaaataaactgA